A window of the Deinococcus gobiensis I-0 genome harbors these coding sequences:
- a CDS encoding TIGR02587 family membrane protein yields the protein MTQALPSPTRQTALGLARGTAGGLLLGLPVLMTMEMWQHGAALPSWKLLLFYGVNFLVLLILEYYSGFQDEETALDVVQDAVIAAGIGLMVAGALLWTFGVVGPDMGAREVVGKVVIESIPVSIGASVAAGQLGTRSPQGERKRREAGDWGTLAIALGGAVVFGFNVAPTEEPMLIGLMMSDVQALALLLLALVQTHAVVYALDFRGSVPIPEGRSPLGVFFHSSVVTLALSLLVALFLLWVFGRIGADTGLLPTVHMTVALGLVTSLGASAAKLLL from the coding sequence ATGACGCAGGCCCTGCCCTCTCCCACCCGCCAGACCGCCCTGGGCCTGGCGCGCGGCACGGCGGGCGGGCTGCTGCTGGGGCTGCCGGTCCTCATGACGATGGAGATGTGGCAGCACGGCGCGGCCCTGCCCTCCTGGAAGCTGCTGCTGTTCTACGGCGTCAATTTCCTGGTGCTGCTGATCCTGGAGTACTACAGCGGCTTTCAGGACGAGGAGACGGCGCTGGACGTGGTGCAGGACGCGGTGATCGCCGCCGGGATCGGGCTGATGGTGGCGGGCGCGCTGCTGTGGACCTTCGGGGTGGTCGGCCCGGACATGGGCGCGCGCGAGGTGGTCGGCAAGGTGGTCATCGAGAGCATTCCGGTGTCCATCGGGGCGAGCGTGGCGGCAGGGCAACTCGGCACCCGCAGCCCCCAGGGCGAGCGCAAGCGCCGTGAGGCGGGCGACTGGGGCACCCTCGCCATCGCGCTGGGGGGAGCGGTCGTGTTCGGCTTCAACGTGGCCCCCACCGAGGAACCCATGCTCATCGGGCTGATGATGTCCGACGTGCAGGCGCTCGCGCTGCTGCTCCTCGCGCTGGTGCAGACGCACGCCGTCGTATACGCCCTGGACTTCCGGGGCAGCGTGCCCATTCCCGAGGGCCGCAGTCCCCTGGGCGTCTTTTTCCACTCCAGCGTGGTGACGCTCGCCCTCTCGCTGCTCGTCGCCCTGTTCCTGCTGTGGGTGTTCGGGCGGATCGGCGCCGACACAGGCCTGCTGCCCACCGTCCACATGACCGTCGCCCTGGGCCTCGTGACCAGCCTGGGGGCCTCGGCGGCCAAACTTCTGCTGTGA
- the gltX gene encoding glutamate--tRNA ligase: MSVVTRIAPSPTGDPHVGTAYIGLFNYALAHQAGGKFILRIEDTDRGRYVASSEGRIFQMMQWLGLTPDESPLQGGPNGPYRQSERFDLYGDYARQLVASGHAYYAFETPEELSALREKAQQEGHVIAIPSRDLSAEEAQRRVDAGEAAVIRLKAPQEGETVVNDLLRDPIHFQNREIDDKVLLKADGFPTYHLANVVDDRLMGVTHVVRAEEWITSTPIHILLYAAFGWPQPVWAHMPLLRNADRSKISKRKNPTSVEWYMQEGFLPEAMLNFLATMGWTHPDGQEIFDLAEFQRVFRLEDVTLGGPVFDVAKLRWYNGKYLREVLTEDEVARRLHDFLAGRKVELPEDDYFRAVARLLTPRIEVFSEFMDKTGYFWSEDYPVDEKAQKAIDGGRAELPALAARLKNLPTFGAGEIKAMFHAYAEEKGLKLGKVMPPVRAAVAGTMESPDLPDLLAALGRERVVSRLERAAQS; the protein is encoded by the coding sequence ATGTCAGTCGTGACCCGCATCGCTCCCAGCCCGACCGGCGACCCGCACGTCGGCACCGCCTATATCGGCCTGTTCAACTACGCGCTCGCGCATCAGGCGGGCGGCAAGTTCATCCTGCGCATCGAGGACACCGACCGGGGGCGCTACGTCGCCAGCAGCGAGGGCCGCATCTTCCAGATGATGCAGTGGCTGGGCCTCACCCCCGACGAGAGTCCCCTCCAGGGCGGCCCGAACGGTCCCTACCGCCAGTCCGAGCGCTTCGACCTGTACGGCGACTATGCGCGGCAGCTCGTCGCGTCCGGGCACGCCTACTACGCCTTCGAGACGCCCGAGGAGCTGTCGGCCCTGCGCGAGAAGGCCCAGCAGGAGGGGCATGTCATCGCCATTCCCAGCCGCGACCTGTCAGCGGAGGAGGCCCAGCGCCGCGTGGACGCGGGCGAGGCGGCCGTCATCCGCCTGAAGGCCCCGCAGGAAGGCGAGACGGTCGTGAACGACCTGCTGCGCGACCCCATCCATTTCCAGAACCGCGAGATCGACGACAAGGTGCTGCTCAAGGCCGACGGCTTCCCGACCTACCACCTCGCCAACGTCGTGGACGACCGCCTGATGGGCGTGACCCACGTGGTGCGCGCCGAGGAGTGGATCACTTCCACGCCCATCCACATCCTGCTGTACGCCGCCTTCGGCTGGCCGCAGCCGGTGTGGGCGCACATGCCCCTGCTGCGCAACGCCGACAGGTCCAAGATCAGCAAGCGCAAGAACCCCACCAGCGTCGAGTGGTACATGCAGGAGGGCTTCTTGCCCGAAGCCATGCTCAACTTCCTCGCCACGATGGGCTGGACGCACCCGGACGGCCAGGAAATCTTCGACCTCGCCGAGTTCCAGCGCGTGTTCCGCCTGGAGGACGTGACGCTGGGCGGCCCCGTCTTTGATGTCGCCAAGCTGCGCTGGTACAACGGCAAGTACCTGCGCGAGGTGCTGACGGAAGACGAGGTGGCCCGCCGCCTGCACGACTTCCTGGCGGGGCGCAAGGTCGAGCTGCCCGAGGACGACTATTTCCGCGCCGTGGCGCGCCTGCTCACGCCGCGCATCGAGGTCTTCTCGGAGTTCATGGACAAGACGGGCTACTTCTGGTCCGAGGATTACCCGGTGGACGAGAAGGCGCAGAAGGCTATCGACGGTGGGCGGGCCGAGCTGCCTGCGCTGGCGGCGCGCCTCAAGAACCTGCCGACCTTCGGAGCCGGGGAGATCAAGGCGATGTTCCACGCCTACGCCGAGGAGAAGGGGCTCAAGCTCGGCAAGGTGATGCCCCCGGTGCGCGCCGCCGTCGCAGGCACCATGGAAAGCCCCGACCTGCCCGACCTGCTCGCCGCCCTGGGCCGTGAGCGCGTGGTGTCGCGGCTGGAACGCGCCGCGCAGTCCTGA
- the minD gene encoding septum site-determining protein MinD, translated as MDAKVIVVTSGKGGVGKTTTTANIGAALAKQGEKVVVIDVDVGLRNLDVVMGLESRVVFDLVDVLEGKCRMGQALIRDKRVENLYLLPASQTRDKDALDPEVFKDVVRGLVQDEGFDRVLIDSPAGIESGFRTAAAPAQGALVVVNPEVSSVRDADRIIGLLEAQQVSEIRLVINRLRPKMVASGNMLSEADMLDILGVKPIGIIPEDEGIIVSTNVGEPAVLGKTKAGEAFMATARRLRGEDVPYPKFEEDKGFWAALKRLFGGGA; from the coding sequence ATGGATGCCAAGGTCATAGTCGTCACGTCGGGGAAAGGTGGGGTCGGCAAGACCACCACCACCGCCAACATCGGGGCAGCCCTCGCCAAGCAGGGGGAAAAGGTCGTCGTGATCGACGTGGACGTGGGTCTGCGTAACCTCGACGTGGTCATGGGCCTCGAATCGCGCGTGGTCTTCGACCTCGTGGACGTGCTGGAAGGCAAGTGCCGCATGGGGCAGGCCCTCATCCGCGACAAGCGGGTCGAGAACCTGTACCTGCTGCCCGCCTCCCAGACCCGCGACAAGGACGCCCTGGACCCCGAGGTCTTCAAGGACGTCGTGCGCGGGCTGGTGCAGGACGAAGGCTTCGACCGCGTGCTGATCGACAGCCCGGCCGGCATCGAGTCGGGGTTCCGGACGGCCGCCGCTCCCGCCCAGGGCGCGCTGGTGGTCGTGAACCCCGAGGTCTCCAGCGTGCGTGACGCCGACCGCATCATCGGCCTGCTCGAAGCGCAGCAGGTCAGCGAGATCCGGCTGGTCATCAACCGCCTGCGGCCCAAGATGGTCGCCAGCGGCAACATGCTCAGCGAGGCCGACATGCTCGACATCCTGGGCGTCAAGCCCATCGGGATCATCCCCGAGGACGAGGGCATCATCGTCTCGACCAACGTGGGCGAGCCGGCGGTGCTCGGCAAGACCAAGGCGGGCGAGGCCTTCATGGCGACGGCCCGCAGGTTGCGCGGCGAGGACGTGCCCTATCCCAAGTTCGAGGAGGACAAGGGGTTCTGGGCCGCCCTGAAGCGGCTGTTCGGCGGAGGGGCGTGA
- the minE gene encoding cell division topological specificity factor MinE codes for MFSWMKGRRSKETLKDRLELVLAYDRAKIPPGKVEALRNDLLEVVRRYFPAGNSSVEVEQDGDKVVLMASVAIEDPQPRKK; via the coding sequence ATGTTCTCCTGGATGAAGGGCCGGCGCAGCAAGGAGACCCTCAAGGACCGCCTGGAACTGGTGCTGGCCTACGACCGCGCCAAGATCCCGCCCGGCAAGGTCGAGGCCCTGCGCAACGACCTGCTGGAAGTCGTGCGGCGGTACTTTCCGGCCGGCAACAGCAGTGTGGAGGTCGAGCAGGACGGCGACAAGGTCGTGCTGATGGCGAGCGTGGCCATCGAAGACCCCCAGCCCAGAAAGAAGTAG
- a CDS encoding response regulator transcription factor: MRLVIADDHPLFRMGLKYALIQQGFDVVAEAADGPSALEACRLYQPDAALLDVKMPGMSGIEVCDRLRITAPRVVSVLITTFAEPAIVQAARSAGARGYVSKETDPESLAQQIRDIVAHPDVDRLPQVEVPRLTPRESEVLPLLARGFSNKEIAKNLGVSPDTVKDHLARLYAKLEARDRTEAVSRARHIGLLG; this comes from the coding sequence ATGAGACTGGTTATTGCCGACGATCATCCCCTGTTCCGTATGGGCCTCAAATACGCCCTGATCCAGCAGGGGTTCGACGTGGTGGCCGAGGCCGCCGACGGCCCGAGCGCCCTGGAGGCCTGCCGGCTGTACCAGCCCGACGCCGCGCTGCTCGACGTGAAGATGCCCGGCATGTCTGGTATCGAGGTCTGTGACCGCCTGCGCATCACCGCGCCGCGCGTGGTCAGCGTCCTGATCACCACCTTTGCCGAGCCCGCCATCGTGCAGGCGGCCCGCAGCGCCGGGGCGCGCGGCTACGTGAGCAAGGAGACCGATCCCGAGAGCCTCGCCCAGCAGATCCGCGACATCGTGGCGCACCCCGACGTGGACCGCCTGCCCCAGGTCGAGGTACCGCGCCTGACCCCCCGCGAGTCCGAGGTGCTGCCGCTGCTCGCGCGCGGTTTCTCGAACAAGGAGATCGCCAAGAACCTCGGTGTCAGCCCCGACACGGTCAAGGACCACCTCGCGCGGCTGTACGCCAAGCTCGAGGCCCGCGACCGCACCGAGGCGGTCAGCCGCGCCCGGCATATCGGACTGCTGGGCTGA
- a CDS encoding sensor histidine kinase: MIFLLTFLPNLTITLPTLLRGAVPTWLPLWMVAVAGVSALTGYVLSGALLRPLHRLEAEVAGGRVGEAHGDDPAEVRALRTAFAGLLSRLGTEQSRRSAFMATLVHDLKTPLIAAGHLTRLLTGGGLPETERRGVGEQMLAETGRLLTLVDQMADAHRFERDDVQLRRAPTDLHRLLGSVARRLSPRAAERGLSLSVAGQGEAVVDAAALERAMTNLTENALRYARRGAALSVVPLPSGGVGLRVQDDGPGLAAPLADLAQPFNAQPATIAGQQYTAGTAGLGLFIARRIAEAHGGELHYSRTPPDLPGDHAPTAPSAPPLTTFTLCLPEVSP, from the coding sequence GTGATCTTTCTGCTGACCTTTCTGCCCAACCTCACCATTACCCTGCCCACCCTGCTGCGCGGGGCGGTCCCCACCTGGCTGCCGCTGTGGATGGTGGCGGTGGCCGGCGTGAGCGCCCTGACCGGCTACGTGCTGAGCGGCGCGTTGCTGCGGCCCCTGCACCGGCTGGAGGCCGAGGTGGCCGGCGGCCGGGTGGGCGAAGCGCACGGAGACGACCCGGCCGAGGTCCGCGCGCTGCGCACGGCCTTCGCGGGCCTGCTGTCGCGGCTGGGCACCGAGCAGAGCCGGCGCAGCGCCTTCATGGCGACGCTGGTCCACGACCTCAAGACCCCGCTGATCGCGGCCGGGCACCTGACCCGCCTGCTGACCGGCGGCGGCCTGCCCGAGACCGAGCGGCGGGGCGTGGGCGAGCAGATGCTGGCCGAGACGGGACGGCTGCTGACCCTGGTCGACCAGATGGCCGACGCGCACCGCTTCGAGCGCGACGACGTGCAGTTGCGCCGCGCACCGACCGACCTGCACCGGCTGCTGGGCAGTGTGGCCCGGCGGCTGTCGCCCCGCGCCGCCGAGCGCGGCCTGAGCCTGAGCGTCGCGGGCCAGGGCGAGGCCGTGGTGGACGCCGCCGCGCTGGAACGGGCCATGACCAACCTCACCGAGAACGCCCTGCGGTACGCGCGGCGCGGCGCGGCCCTGTCGGTCGTCCCGCTGCCCAGCGGCGGCGTGGGCCTGCGGGTGCAGGACGACGGTCCCGGCCTCGCCGCGCCGCTGGCCGACCTCGCGCAGCCCTTCAACGCCCAGCCTGCGACCATCGCCGGGCAGCAGTACACCGCCGGAACCGCCGGCCTGGGCCTGTTCATCGCCCGGCGTATCGCCGAGGCCCACGGCGGCGAGCTGCACTACAGCCGGACCCCCCCCGATCTGCCGGGCGACCACGCGCCCACCGCGCCCAGCGCCCCTCCCCTGACCACCTTCACACTCTGCCTCCCGGAGGTTTCCCCATGA
- a CDS encoding Bax inhibitor-1/YccA family protein: MQTFTPTKVRTQDVVRTFMARTYSWMAAGLALTAGIAYLTAQNEAFALQVMQWRLPLIIAQLALVFVLSLGAQRLNSGLAGVLFIAYAALTGLTFSALLFAYSPAAVISAFATTAGTFALMSVAGFVIKKDLSAMGRFFMFAVIGLFVAMIVNLFVASSALTLGISIVGVLLFAGLTAYDTQMLRNLALSGIEGEQAERASINGALALYLDFINMFLFILRLFGMGGPSRD, encoded by the coding sequence ATGCAGACCTTTACCCCGACCAAAGTCCGCACCCAGGACGTGGTCCGCACCTTCATGGCGCGCACCTATTCCTGGATGGCGGCGGGGCTGGCCCTCACGGCCGGCATCGCCTACCTCACCGCCCAGAACGAGGCCTTCGCCCTGCAGGTCATGCAGTGGCGGCTGCCCCTGATCATCGCGCAGCTCGCGCTGGTGTTCGTGCTCAGCCTAGGCGCCCAGCGCCTGAACAGCGGCCTGGCCGGCGTGCTGTTCATCGCCTACGCGGCCCTGACCGGCCTGACCTTCAGCGCCCTGCTCTTCGCGTACTCGCCCGCCGCCGTCATCTCGGCCTTCGCCACCACCGCCGGCACCTTCGCCCTCATGAGCGTGGCGGGCTTCGTGATCAAGAAGGACCTCAGCGCGATGGGCCGCTTTTTCATGTTCGCCGTCATCGGCCTGTTCGTCGCCATGATCGTGAACCTGTTCGTGGCGAGCAGCGCCCTGACGCTGGGCATCAGCATCGTGGGCGTGCTGCTGTTCGCGGGCCTCACCGCCTACGACACCCAGATGCTGCGCAACCTCGCCCTGAGCGGTATCGAGGGCGAGCAGGCCGAGCGGGCCTCGATCAACGGCGCGCTGGCCCTGTACCTCGACTTCATCAACATGTTCCTCTTTATCCTGCGACTGTTCGGTATGGGTGGCCCCAGCCGCGACTGA
- a CDS encoding inorganic phosphate transporter, with protein MTAALLSLIVILALALLFDFINGFHDTANAIATSVATKVLTPVQAIAMAAVLNVVGALTGTAVAKTIATDIVPQQFATLELVGAALVSAILWNLFTWWKGLPSSSSHALIFSLVGAGVASGGWGIIIPKGVQKTLTGLVTSPVLGFLVPILLMFLLSWLVLRHMRPRAVTRNFRWLQIFSAAFMAFSHGGNDAQKTMGIMTFALSAYFGTQIEQVPLWVILSAATAMGLGTSVGGWRIIKTMGFKVVDLKPVDGFVAETSAALIIETASRLGIPVSTTHTISTSIMGVGTTKGFKKVKWQVAGRIVVAWVTTIPICIALGWLVFRIFELFV; from the coding sequence ATGACCGCCGCCCTGCTCTCCCTCATCGTGATCCTCGCGCTCGCGCTGCTCTTCGACTTCATCAACGGCTTTCACGACACCGCCAACGCCATCGCCACCTCGGTCGCCACCAAGGTCCTCACGCCCGTGCAGGCCATCGCCATGGCAGCCGTCCTGAACGTGGTCGGCGCCCTGACCGGTACCGCCGTCGCCAAGACCATCGCCACCGACATCGTGCCCCAGCAGTTCGCCACGCTCGAGCTCGTGGGGGCCGCGCTGGTCAGCGCCATCCTCTGGAACCTCTTCACGTGGTGGAAGGGTCTGCCGAGTTCCAGCAGCCACGCGCTGATCTTCAGCCTCGTGGGGGCGGGGGTCGCGTCGGGCGGCTGGGGCATCATCATCCCCAAGGGCGTGCAGAAGACCCTCACCGGCCTCGTGACCAGCCCGGTCCTGGGCTTTCTGGTGCCGATCCTGCTCATGTTCCTGCTGTCGTGGCTGGTGCTGCGCCACATGCGCCCGCGCGCCGTGACGCGCAACTTCCGCTGGCTCCAGATCTTCAGCGCCGCCTTCATGGCCTTCTCGCACGGCGGCAACGACGCCCAGAAGACCATGGGGATCATGACCTTCGCCCTGAGCGCCTACTTCGGCACGCAGATCGAGCAGGTGCCGCTGTGGGTCATCCTGAGCGCCGCGACCGCGATGGGCCTGGGCACCTCGGTGGGCGGCTGGCGCATCATCAAGACCATGGGCTTCAAGGTCGTGGACCTCAAGCCCGTGGACGGCTTCGTCGCCGAGACGAGCGCGGCCCTCATCATCGAAACCGCCAGCCGCCTGGGCATTCCAGTGAGCACCACCCACACCATCTCGACGAGCATCATGGGCGTGGGCACCACCAAGGGCTTCAAGAAGGTCAAGTGGCAGGTCGCCGGGCGTATCGTCGTGGCCTGGGTCACGACCATTCCCATCTGCATCGCGCTGGGCTGGCTGGTGTTCCGCATCTTCGAACTGTTCGTCTAG
- a CDS encoding DUF47 domain-containing protein → MVLSKFMPHNPKFSAKFAEAAANAHVTARALVDLLENYTDVEAKVQRVRDLEHEGDRLSREVTNLLAESFIVPFDREDIISLNNELDDLVDYMEEAARRLSLYRVERPLPQMAPLARVVEAQCALLAQGMPLIENTGRVGELAELAQKIRALEDEGDRISDDVQRGLYDGVNDVQGMIRAMRGGEIVGLIEDASDQAQRVAKTVESILLKNA, encoded by the coding sequence ATGGTCTTGTCAAAATTCATGCCCCACAACCCGAAATTCAGTGCCAAGTTCGCCGAGGCGGCGGCCAATGCCCACGTCACCGCGCGGGCGCTGGTGGACTTGCTGGAGAACTACACCGATGTCGAAGCCAAGGTGCAGCGCGTGCGCGACCTCGAACACGAGGGCGACCGCCTCTCGCGCGAGGTGACCAACCTGCTGGCCGAGTCCTTCATCGTGCCCTTCGACCGCGAGGACATCATCAGCCTGAACAATGAACTCGACGACCTCGTGGACTACATGGAGGAGGCCGCGCGCCGCCTGAGCCTGTACCGCGTCGAGCGCCCGCTGCCGCAGATGGCGCCGCTGGCCCGCGTGGTCGAGGCGCAGTGCGCGCTGCTGGCCCAGGGTATGCCCCTGATCGAGAACACCGGGCGGGTGGGCGAACTGGCCGAACTGGCCCAGAAGATCCGCGCGCTGGAAGACGAGGGCGACCGCATCAGCGACGACGTGCAGCGCGGACTGTACGACGGCGTGAACGACGTGCAGGGCATGATCCGCGCCATGCGCGGCGGCGAGATCGTGGGCCTGATCGAAGACGCCTCGGACCAGGCGCAGCGGGTCGCCAAGACGGTCGAGAGCATCCTGCTCAAGAACGCGTGA
- a CDS encoding alpha-amylase family glycosyl hydrolase, producing the protein MKRFHKVGRTGALAALTLSLSACGLLNPAPQPGASSSDWRDQVIYFAMTDRFANGDSANDNGANRDAGDRADRTNPLAWHGGDFAGLKAKIEQGYFKKMGFTALWITPVVLQVPAVAGPTSGPNAGKAFAGYHGYWAEDFFKVDPHLGTLDEYKALVDTAHRNGLKIIQDVVVNHAGYGATLTKTNPQWFHTDAECAATGANTTTDCPLAGLPDFKQDLPEVTKYLNDFVTYWRTTTGIDALRIDTMKHVPDAYWKQFFAAGGAGDPAKLWSVGEVFDTNPAYLARFMDQLGAPSVFDFALYAGLRDGLSSAGGGLDRVADVFAQDGAYRDASRLTTFVDNHDVRRFVNEVTSRGGSAAQAAERLDAALSVMYLSRGTPSVYQGSEIAQKGEGDPYNFPTGEGNREDMDFSRVDASPLTGRLAALAQARTTYRALTRGAQQELWRPNGGAPVLAYRRVVSGVSGAAGQPVVFVVNGGDTALDLSTLGDGGLPLLGTFAGGPLTEVTGRTSDLKVVNGKLVGTVPARGVLAVTGAAGGGTGGTVNPGLPEVANLSTRAGDSAVELSWVLPAATPNAAPVGGYRIYATPAGGSERLLNFAPIPASQTRYLARGVANDVSTSFRVVTVDASGAESRGVSASATASSKNTVKVTFTVDARSQGNGPIELRRFDTGSQVALPMTQGARGIWKTDAELPLFREVKFKFGNAGAGAKNSGYEGDGQSDRSYVVGTGGNAYSGTYDFISEPVPTTVIEGRVTGAGQPLTGAVVTATGAKPNLNYALTFPDGSYTLFVPAGTQALSAAADGYATGTRSATSPQTGADFDLAKAGTPSGPVVGKYRIDGDLSDWTAPKVTVQSAAAGVFGDNNNWLSLRADSDAGYLYLAYTYRVDGNSALLYLDTGTGGAAQADNFAAWKRAATFGGNMGGVDAFVARYGNEAPQLRRVQSDTDVPEVAAGSYTVGTSGTLPSQTVELAIPWSALGLSGAPAAGVNVVGGIFGGDGYGAGDIIPDAGSTPAGANTIGSEADKRRATFTAPINVK; encoded by the coding sequence ATGAAACGTTTCCACAAGGTGGGGCGCACCGGCGCCCTGGCGGCCCTCACGCTGTCTCTTTCGGCCTGCGGGCTGCTGAACCCGGCCCCGCAGCCCGGCGCGTCCTCGAGCGACTGGCGCGATCAGGTCATCTATTTCGCCATGACCGACCGCTTCGCCAACGGGGATTCGGCCAACGACAACGGCGCGAACCGGGACGCGGGCGACCGCGCCGACAGGACCAACCCGCTGGCCTGGCACGGCGGCGACTTCGCAGGCCTGAAGGCCAAGATCGAGCAGGGTTACTTCAAGAAGATGGGCTTCACGGCGCTGTGGATCACGCCGGTCGTGCTTCAGGTGCCGGCCGTCGCCGGGCCGACGAGTGGGCCGAACGCGGGCAAGGCCTTCGCGGGCTACCACGGCTACTGGGCCGAGGACTTTTTCAAGGTGGACCCCCACCTGGGCACCCTGGACGAGTACAAGGCGCTCGTGGACACCGCCCACAGGAACGGCCTGAAGATCATCCAGGACGTGGTCGTGAACCACGCGGGCTACGGCGCGACCCTGACCAAGACCAACCCGCAGTGGTTCCACACCGACGCCGAGTGCGCGGCGACGGGCGCGAACACCACGACCGACTGCCCCCTCGCCGGCCTGCCCGACTTCAAACAGGACCTGCCCGAGGTCACGAAGTACCTCAACGACTTCGTGACGTACTGGCGCACGACGACCGGGATCGACGCCCTGCGCATCGACACCATGAAGCACGTGCCCGACGCCTACTGGAAGCAGTTCTTCGCGGCGGGCGGCGCGGGCGACCCGGCCAAGCTGTGGTCGGTGGGCGAAGTCTTCGACACCAACCCCGCGTATCTGGCCCGCTTCATGGACCAGCTGGGCGCGCCGAGCGTCTTCGACTTCGCGCTGTACGCCGGGCTGCGCGACGGCCTGAGCAGCGCGGGCGGCGGCCTGGACCGCGTGGCCGACGTGTTCGCGCAGGACGGGGCCTACCGCGACGCCTCGCGCCTGACCACCTTCGTGGACAACCACGACGTGCGGCGTTTCGTGAACGAGGTGACCTCGCGCGGGGGCAGCGCCGCGCAGGCCGCCGAGCGCCTGGACGCCGCGCTGTCGGTGATGTACCTCTCGCGCGGCACGCCCAGCGTGTACCAGGGCAGCGAGATCGCCCAGAAGGGTGAGGGCGACCCCTACAACTTCCCGACCGGCGAGGGCAACCGCGAGGACATGGACTTCTCGCGGGTGGACGCCAGCCCCCTGACGGGCCGCCTCGCCGCCCTGGCGCAGGCGCGCACGACCTACCGCGCCCTGACGCGCGGCGCGCAGCAGGAGCTGTGGCGGCCCAACGGCGGCGCGCCCGTGCTGGCCTACCGCCGGGTGGTGAGCGGCGTGAGCGGCGCGGCCGGGCAGCCGGTCGTGTTCGTGGTGAACGGCGGCGACACGGCGCTGGACCTCTCCACGCTGGGCGACGGCGGCCTGCCGCTGCTGGGCACCTTCGCGGGCGGCCCCCTGACCGAGGTGACCGGGCGCACGAGTGACCTGAAGGTCGTGAACGGCAAGCTGGTGGGCACCGTCCCCGCGCGGGGCGTGCTGGCCGTGACCGGCGCGGCGGGCGGCGGCACGGGCGGCACGGTCAACCCGGGCCTGCCGGAAGTGGCGAACCTGAGCACCCGCGCGGGCGACAGCGCCGTCGAACTGAGCTGGGTTCTGCCCGCGGCCACCCCGAATGCGGCTCCTGTCGGCGGCTACCGCATCTACGCGACCCCGGCGGGCGGCAGCGAGCGGCTGCTGAACTTCGCGCCGATTCCGGCCAGCCAGACCCGCTACCTCGCGCGCGGGGTCGCCAACGACGTGTCCACGAGCTTCCGGGTGGTCACGGTGGACGCCAGCGGCGCCGAGAGCCGGGGTGTCAGCGCCAGCGCCACCGCCAGCAGCAAGAACACGGTCAAGGTGACCTTCACGGTGGACGCCCGCTCGCAGGGCAACGGCCCCATCGAGCTGCGGCGCTTCGACACCGGCAGCCAGGTCGCCTTGCCCATGACCCAGGGCGCGCGGGGCATCTGGAAGACCGACGCCGAACTGCCCCTGTTCCGCGAGGTGAAGTTCAAGTTCGGCAATGCGGGCGCGGGCGCCAAGAACAGCGGCTACGAGGGCGACGGCCAGAGCGACCGCAGCTACGTGGTGGGGACGGGCGGCAACGCCTACAGCGGCACCTACGACTTCATCAGCGAGCCGGTGCCCACCACCGTGATCGAGGGTCGCGTGACCGGGGCGGGGCAGCCCCTGACCGGCGCCGTCGTGACGGCCACCGGAGCCAAGCCCAACCTGAACTACGCCCTGACCTTCCCGGACGGCAGCTACACCCTCTTCGTGCCCGCCGGGACGCAGGCCCTGAGCGCGGCGGCCGACGGCTACGCGACCGGCACCCGCAGCGCCACCTCGCCGCAGACCGGCGCGGATTTCGACCTCGCCAAGGCCGGGACGCCGAGCGGGCCGGTGGTCGGCAAGTACCGCATCGACGGCGACCTGAGCGACTGGACCGCCCCCAAGGTGACGGTGCAGAGCGCGGCGGCGGGCGTGTTCGGCGACAACAACAACTGGCTGAGCCTGCGGGCCGACAGCGACGCGGGGTACCTGTACCTCGCCTACACCTACCGGGTGGACGGCAACAGCGCCCTGCTGTACCTCGACACCGGCACGGGCGGCGCCGCGCAGGCCGACAACTTCGCGGCCTGGAAACGCGCGGCCACCTTCGGCGGGAACATGGGCGGTGTGGACGCCTTCGTCGCCCGCTACGGCAACGAGGCGCCGCAGCTGCGCCGGGTGCAGAGCGACACCGACGTGCCCGAGGTCGCGGCCGGCAGCTACACGGTCGGCACCTCCGGCACGCTGCCCAGCCAGACGGTCGAGCTGGCGATCCCCTGGAGCGCGCTGGGCCTGAGCGGCGCTCCGGCGGCCGGGGTCAACGTCGTGGGCGGCATCTTCGGGGGCGACGGCTACGGGGCCGGGGACATCATCCCCGACGCGGGCAGCACCCCGGCGGGCGCCAACACCATCGGCAGCGAGGCCGACAAGCGCCGCGCGACCTTCACGGCGCCGATCAACGTGAAGTAA
- a CDS encoding DUF427 domain-containing protein, whose protein sequence is MRAIWNGQTLAKSSNTVIVEGNHYFPLEDVEQQFLRPSDTHTVCPWKGTASYYTVEVEGLTNPDAAWYYPEPKEAAENIRGRVAFWKGVVVSEN, encoded by the coding sequence ATGAGAGCGATCTGGAACGGGCAGACCCTCGCCAAGTCGAGCAACACGGTCATCGTGGAGGGCAATCACTATTTTCCCCTCGAAGACGTCGAGCAGCAGTTTCTCAGGCCCAGCGACACCCACACCGTCTGTCCCTGGAAGGGCACGGCAAGCTATTACACCGTCGAAGTGGAGGGCCTGACCAATCCCGACGCCGCGTGGTACTACCCCGAGCCCAAGGAGGCCGCCGAAAACATCCGGGGCCGCGTGGCTTTCTGGAAGGGCGTGGTGGTCTCGGAAAACTGA